The following coding sequences lie in one Macaca thibetana thibetana isolate TM-01 chromosome 18, ASM2454274v1, whole genome shotgun sequence genomic window:
- the ATP5F1A gene encoding ATP synthase subunit alpha, mitochondrial has protein sequence MLSVRAAAAVVRALPRRAGLVSRNALGSSFIAARNLHASNTHLQKTGTAEMSSLLEERILGADISVDLEETGRVLSIGDGIARVHGLRNVQAEEMVEFSSGLKGMSLNLESDNVGVVVFGNDKLIKEGDIVKRTGAIVDVPVGEELLGRVVDALGNAIDGKGPIGSKTRRRVGLKAPGIIPRISVREPMQTGIKAVDSLVPIGRGQRELIIGDRQTGKTSIAIDTIINQKRFNDGSDEKKKLYCIYVAIGQKRSTVAQLVKRLTDADAMKYTIVVSATASDAAPLQYLAPYSGCSMGEYFRDNGKHALIIYDDLSKQAVAYRQMSLLLRRPPGREAYPGDVFYLHSRLLERAAKMNDAFGGGSLTALPVIETQAGDVSAYIPTNVISITDGQIFLETELFYKGIRPAINVGLSVSRVGSAAQTRAMKQVAGTMKLELAQYREVAAFAQFGSDLDAATQQLLSRGVRLTELLKQGQYSPMAIEEQVAVIYAGVRGYLDKLEPSKITKFENAFLSHVISQHQALLGTIRADGKISEESDAKLKEIVTKFLAGFEA, from the exons ATGCTGTCCGTACGCGCCGCTGCGGCCGTGGTCCGCGCCCTCCCTCGGCGGGCCGGACTG GTCTCCAGAAATGCTTTGGGTTCATCTTTCATTGCTGCAAGGAACCTCCATGCCTCTAACACTCATCTTCAGAAGACTG GGACTGCTGAGATGTCCTCTCTTCTTGAAGAGCGTATTCTTGGAGCTGATATCTCTGTTGACCTTGAAGAAACTGGGCGTGTCTTAAGTATTGGTGATGGTATTGCCCGCGTACATGGGCTGAGGAATGTTCAGGCAGAAGAAATGGTAGAGTTTTCTTCAGGCTTAaag GGTATGTCCTTGAACTTGGAATCTGACAATGTTGGTGTTGTCGTGTTTGGAAATGATAAACTGATTAAGGAAGGAGATATAGTGAAGAGGACAGGAGCCATTGTGGACGTTCCAGTTGGTGAGGAGCTGTTGGGTCGTGTAGTTGATGCTCTTGGTAATGCTATTGATGGAAAG gGTCCAATTGGTTCCAAGACCCGTAGGCGAGTTGGTCTGAAAGCCCCCGGTATCATTCCTCGAATTTCAGTGCGGGAACCAATGCAGACTGGCATTAAGGCTGTGGATAGCTTGGTGCCAATTGGTCGTGGTCAGCGTGAGCTGATTATTGGTGACCGACAGACTGG gaaaacctCAATTGCTATTGACACAATCATTAACCAGAAACGTTTCAATGATGGATCTGATGAAAAGAAGAAGCTGTACTGTATCTATGTTGCTATTGGTCAAAAGAGATCCACTGTTGCCCAGTTGGTGAAGAGACTTACAGATGCAG ATGCCATGAAGTACACCATTGTGGTGTCAGCTACAGCCTCGGATGCTGCCCCACTTCAATACCTGGCTCCTTACTCTGGCTGTTCCATGGGAGAGTATTTTAGAGACAATGGCAAACATGCTTTGATCATCTATGACGACTTATCCAAACAG GCTGTTGCTTACCGTCAGATGTCTCTGTTGCTGCGCCGTCCCCCTGGTCGTGAGGCCTATCCTGGTGATGTGTTCTACCTACACTCCCGATTGTTGGAGAGAGCAGCCAAAATGAACGATGCTTTTGGTGGTGGCTCCTTGACTGCTTTGCCAGTCATAGAAACACAGGCTGGTGATGTGTCTGCTTACATTCCAACGAATGTCATTTCCATCACTGACGGACAG ATCTTCTTGGAAACAGAATTGTTCTACAAAGGTATCCGCCCTGCCATTAACGTTGGTCTGTCTGTGTCTCGTGTCGGATCTGCTGCCCAAACCAGGGCTATGAAGCAG gTGGCAGGTACCATGAAGCTGGAATTGGCTCAGTATCGTGAGGTTGCTGCTTTTGCCCAGTTTGGTTCTGACCTCGATGCTGCCACTCAACAACTTTTGAGTCGTGGTGTGCGTCTAACTGAGTTGCTGAAGCAAGGACAGTATT CTCCCATGGCTATTGAAGAACAAGTGGCTGTTATCTATGCGGGTGTAAGGGGCTATCTTGATAAACTGGAGCCCAGCAAGATTACAAAGTTTGAGAATGCTTTCTTGTCTCATGTTATCAGCCAGCACCAAGCCCTGTTGGGTACTATCAG GGCTGATGGAAAGATCTCAGAAGAATCAGATGCAAAGCTGAAAGAGATTGTAACAAAGTTCTTGGCTGGATTTGAAGCTTAA